A region of Pongo pygmaeus isolate AG05252 chromosome 15, NHGRI_mPonPyg2-v2.0_pri, whole genome shotgun sequence DNA encodes the following proteins:
- the CKB gene encoding creatine kinase B-type isoform X1, with protein MPFSNSHNALKLRFPAEDEFPDLSAHNNHMAKVLTPELYAELRAKSTPSGFTLDDVIQTGVDNPGHPYIMTVGCVAGDEESYEVFKDLFDPIIEDRHGGYKPSDEHKTDLNPDNLQVRGGGRAGRAGPGSPGAHSRLAPQGGDDLDPNYVLSSRVRTGRSIRGFCLPPHCSRGERRAIEKLAVEALSSLDGDLAGRYYALKSMTEAEQQQLIDDHFLFDKPVSPLLLASGMARDWPDARGIWHNDNKTFLVWVNEEDHLRVISMQKGGNMKEVFTRFCTGLTQIETLFKSKDYEFMWNPHLGYILTCPSNLGTGLRAGVHIKLPHLGKHEKFSEVLKRLRLQKRGTGGVDTAAVGGVFDVSNADRLGFSEVELVQMVVDGVKLLIEMEQRLEQGQAIDDLMPAQK; from the exons ATGCCCTTCTCCAACAGCCACAACGCACTGAAGCTGCGCTTCCCGGCCGAGGACGAGTTCCCCGACCTGAGCGCCCACAACAACCACATGGCCAAGGTGCTGACCCCCGAGCTGTACGCGGAGCTGCGAGCCAAGAGCACGCCGAGCGGCTTCACGCTGGACGACGTCATCCAGACAGGCGTGGACAACCCGG GCCACCCGTACATCATGACCGTGGGCTGCGTGGCGGGCGACGAGGAGTCCTACGAAGTGTTCAAGGATCTCTTCGACCCCATCATCGAGGACCGGCACGGCGGCTACAAGCCCAGCGATGAGCACAAGACCGACCTCAACCCCGACAACCTGCAGGTGCGGGGCGGCGGGCGGGCCGGGCGGGCGGGGCCGGGGTCTCCGGGCGCTCACTCCCGTCTCGCCCCCCAGGGCGGCGACGACCTGGACCCCAACTACGTGCTGAGCTCGCGGGTGCGCACGGGCCGCAGCATCCGTGGCTTCTGCCTCCCCCCGCACTGCAGCCGCGGGGAGCGCCGCGCCATCGAGAAGCTCGCGGTGGAAG CCCTGTCCAGCCTGGACGGCGACCTGGCGGGCCGGTACTACGCGCTCAAGAGCATGACGGAGGCGGAGCAGCAGCAGCTCATCGACGACCATTTCCTTTTCGACAAGCCCGTGTCGCCCCTGCTGCTGGCCTCGGGCATGGCCCGCGACTGGCCCGACGCCCGCGGTATCTG GCACAATGACAATAAGACCTTCCTGGTGTGGGTCAACGAGGAGGACCACCTGCGGGTCATCTCCATGCAGAAGGGGGGCAACATGAAGGAGGTGTTCACCCGCTTCTGCACCGGCCTCACCCAG ATTGAAACTCTCTTCAAGTCTAAGGACTATGAGTTCATGTGGAACCCTCACCTGGGCTACATCCTCACCTGCCCATCCAACCTGGGCACAGGGCTGCGGGCAGGTGTGCATATCAAGCTGCCCCACCTGGGCAAGCATGAGAAGTTCTCGGAGGTGCTTAAGCGGCTGCGACTTCAGAAGCGAGGCACCG GCGGTGTGGACACCGCTGCGGTGGGCGGGGTCTTCGACGTCTCCAACGCTGACCGCCTGGGCTTCTCAGAGGTGGAGCTGGTGCAGATGGTGGTGGACGGAGTGAAGCTGCTCATCGAGATGGAGCAGCGGCTGGAGCAGGGCCAGGCCATCGACGACCTCATGCCTGCCCAGAAGTGA
- the CKB gene encoding creatine kinase B-type isoform X2, with protein MPFSNSHNALKLRFPAEDEFPDLSAHNNHMAKVLTPELYAELRAKSTPSGFTLDDVIQTGVDNPGHPYIMTVGCVAGDEESYEVFKDLFDPIIEDRHGGYKPSDEHKTDLNPDNLQGGDDLDPNYVLSSRVRTGRSIRGFCLPPHCSRGERRAIEKLAVEALSSLDGDLAGRYYALKSMTEAEQQQLIDDHFLFDKPVSPLLLASGMARDWPDARGIWHNDNKTFLVWVNEEDHLRVISMQKGGNMKEVFTRFCTGLTQIETLFKSKDYEFMWNPHLGYILTCPSNLGTGLRAGVHIKLPHLGKHEKFSEVLKRLRLQKRGTGGVDTAAVGGVFDVSNADRLGFSEVELVQMVVDGVKLLIEMEQRLEQGQAIDDLMPAQK; from the exons ATGCCCTTCTCCAACAGCCACAACGCACTGAAGCTGCGCTTCCCGGCCGAGGACGAGTTCCCCGACCTGAGCGCCCACAACAACCACATGGCCAAGGTGCTGACCCCCGAGCTGTACGCGGAGCTGCGAGCCAAGAGCACGCCGAGCGGCTTCACGCTGGACGACGTCATCCAGACAGGCGTGGACAACCCGG GCCACCCGTACATCATGACCGTGGGCTGCGTGGCGGGCGACGAGGAGTCCTACGAAGTGTTCAAGGATCTCTTCGACCCCATCATCGAGGACCGGCACGGCGGCTACAAGCCCAGCGATGAGCACAAGACCGACCTCAACCCCGACAACCTGCAG GGCGGCGACGACCTGGACCCCAACTACGTGCTGAGCTCGCGGGTGCGCACGGGCCGCAGCATCCGTGGCTTCTGCCTCCCCCCGCACTGCAGCCGCGGGGAGCGCCGCGCCATCGAGAAGCTCGCGGTGGAAG CCCTGTCCAGCCTGGACGGCGACCTGGCGGGCCGGTACTACGCGCTCAAGAGCATGACGGAGGCGGAGCAGCAGCAGCTCATCGACGACCATTTCCTTTTCGACAAGCCCGTGTCGCCCCTGCTGCTGGCCTCGGGCATGGCCCGCGACTGGCCCGACGCCCGCGGTATCTG GCACAATGACAATAAGACCTTCCTGGTGTGGGTCAACGAGGAGGACCACCTGCGGGTCATCTCCATGCAGAAGGGGGGCAACATGAAGGAGGTGTTCACCCGCTTCTGCACCGGCCTCACCCAG ATTGAAACTCTCTTCAAGTCTAAGGACTATGAGTTCATGTGGAACCCTCACCTGGGCTACATCCTCACCTGCCCATCCAACCTGGGCACAGGGCTGCGGGCAGGTGTGCATATCAAGCTGCCCCACCTGGGCAAGCATGAGAAGTTCTCGGAGGTGCTTAAGCGGCTGCGACTTCAGAAGCGAGGCACCG GCGGTGTGGACACCGCTGCGGTGGGCGGGGTCTTCGACGTCTCCAACGCTGACCGCCTGGGCTTCTCAGAGGTGGAGCTGGTGCAGATGGTGGTGGACGGAGTGAAGCTGCTCATCGAGATGGAGCAGCGGCTGGAGCAGGGCCAGGCCATCGACGACCTCATGCCTGCCCAGAAGTGA
- the TRMT61A gene encoding tRNA (adenine(58)-N(1))-methyltransferase catalytic subunit TRMT61A produces the protein MREEVAQETSSGRGGKGSLAFPGSRARRGRGGARRHQRARSRKCCGRRRRASRRHVWSPGSGSVAGPWPLPDISTMSFVAYEELIKEGDTAILSLGHGAMVAVRVQRGAQTQTRHGVLRHSVDLIGRPFGSKVTCGRGGWVYVLHPTPELWTLNLPHRTQILYSTDIALITMMLELRPGSVVCESGTGSGSVSHAIIRTIAPTGHLHTVEFHQQRAEKAREEFQEHRVGRWVTVRTQDVCCSGFGVSHVADAVFLDIPSPWEAVGHAWDALKVEGGRFCSFSPCIEQVQRTCQALAACGFSELSTLEVLPQVYNVRTVSLPPPDLGTGTDGPAGSDTSPFRSGTPMKEAVGHTGYLTFATKTPG, from the exons ATGAGGGAAGAAGTCGCCCAGGAAACGTCCTCTGGGAGGGGCGGGAAGGGCAGCCTGGCGTTCCCAGGATCCCGTGCGCGGAGGGGGCGAGGCGGGGCGCGACGTCATCAGCGGGCGCGGAGCCGGAAGTGTTgtggccgccgccgccgcgcgtCGCGGAGGCACGTGTGGAGCCCCGGCAGCGGGAGCGTCGCAG GTCCTTGGCCCTTGCCAGACATTAGCACCATGAGCTTCGTGGCATATGAGGAGCTGATCAAGGAGGGTGACACGGCCATCCTGTCACTGGGTCATGGTGCAATGGTGGCAGTGCGTGTGCAGCGTGGGGCACAGACCCAGACCCGGCATGGTGTCCTGCGGCACTCAGTTGACCTTATCGGCCGCCCCTTCGGCTCCAAGGTGACGTGCGGCCGAGGTGGCTGGGTGTATGTGCTGCACCCCACGCCCGAGCTCTGGACGCTGAACCTGCCGCACCGCACGCAGATCCTCTACTCCACAGACATCGCCCTCATCACCATGATGTTGGAGCTTCGGCCCGGCTCTGTGGTCTGTGAGTCTG GCACCGGCAGTGGCTCTGTGTCCCACGCCATCATCCGCACCATTGCACCCACGGGCCACCTGCACACGGTGGAGTTCCACCAGCAGCGGGCAGAGAAGGCCCGGGAGGAGTTCCAGGAGCACCGTGTGGGCCGCTGGGTGACTGTGCGCACCCAGGACGTGTGCTGCAGTGGCTTTGGCGTGAGCCACGTGGCCGACGCCGTCTTCCTGGACATCCCGTCACCCTGGGAGGCCGTGGGCCACGCCTGGGACGCCCTCAAGGTCGAAG GCGGGCGCTTCTGCTCCTTCTCGCCGTGCATCGAGCAGGTGCAACGCACGTGCCAGGCACTGGCAGCATGCGGCTTCTCAGAGCTGAGCACCCTGGAGGTGCTGCCACAGGTCTACAACGTGCGCACTGTCAGCCTGCCACCGCCCGACCTGGGCACGGGCACAGATGGCCCTGCCGGCTCTGACACCAGCCCCTTCCGCAGCGGCACGCCCATGAAGGAGGCCGTGGGCCACACCGGCTACCTGACCTTCGCCACCAAGACCCCAGGCTAG